A window from Brucella sp. BE17 encodes these proteins:
- a CDS encoding sulfate ABC transporter substrate-binding protein, with product MRKIILYAAVAIGLGAAPAKAEGPTEILNVSYDIARELYEQVNKAFIADWKEKTGDDLTVNQSHAGSSKQARSILEGLEADVVTFNQVTDVQVLHDRGNLIPEDWQARLPNNSSPYYSLPAFLVRAGNPKDIKNWDDLARDDVKVIFPNPKTSGNARYTYLAATAYAREAFNGDDAKVREFIGKIFKNVPVFDTGGRGATTTFAERGIGDVLITFEAETRGTQKQLGADKYDVVVPEVSLLAEFPVTVVDKVVDKRGSRKIAESYLNYLYTPEGQEILAQNFNRVHDKTVIEKHKDIYPDVRLVTVEDTFGGWDKVQKEHFAEGGVLDQLFTGK from the coding sequence ATGCGGAAAATTATTCTCTATGCGGCAGTGGCCATCGGCTTGGGGGCGGCACCCGCCAAGGCTGAAGGCCCGACCGAAATTCTCAATGTTTCCTACGATATTGCGCGCGAACTTTATGAGCAGGTAAACAAGGCCTTTATTGCGGACTGGAAAGAAAAGACAGGTGATGATCTCACCGTCAACCAGTCGCATGCAGGTTCCTCCAAACAGGCACGCTCCATTCTTGAAGGGCTTGAAGCGGATGTCGTGACTTTTAATCAGGTCACAGATGTTCAGGTTCTGCATGACAGGGGCAATCTGATCCCTGAGGACTGGCAAGCGCGTTTGCCCAACAATTCCTCGCCCTATTATTCGCTGCCGGCTTTCCTCGTGCGTGCTGGTAATCCCAAGGACATCAAGAACTGGGATGATCTCGCCCGCGATGATGTGAAGGTTATTTTCCCCAATCCCAAAACGTCTGGTAATGCGCGATATACCTATTTGGCGGCAACTGCATATGCGCGAGAAGCCTTCAACGGCGATGACGCGAAGGTACGTGAATTTATCGGTAAGATTTTCAAGAATGTGCCGGTTTTTGACACAGGTGGGCGAGGTGCCACAACGACATTTGCCGAGCGGGGCATCGGCGATGTGTTGATCACTTTTGAGGCAGAAACACGCGGTACGCAAAAACAGCTAGGTGCCGACAAATATGATGTCGTGGTGCCGGAAGTGAGCTTGCTTGCGGAGTTTCCGGTGACGGTGGTGGACAAGGTCGTCGACAAGCGCGGCTCGCGCAAAATCGCTGAAAGCTATCTTAACTATCTCTACACACCCGAGGGACAAGAAATTCTGGCACAGAACTTTAATCGCGTGCACGACAAAACCGTCATCGAAAAGCACAAGGATATTTATCCCGATGTGCGGCTTGTGACTGTCGAAGATACGTTCGGCGGATGG
- a CDS encoding TerC family protein, which produces MDWSMDWIADPNAWIGLVTLVVLEIVLGIDNLVFIAILADKLPPNQRNRARLVGLSLALLMRLALLASISWIVTLREPLISFMGLSFSGRDIIMLIGGLFLLAKGTMELHERLEGAHDTKTSRVVHAVFWQVIVQIVVLDAVFSLDSVITAVGMVQHLPVMMIAVVIAIGVMMLASRPLMDFVNKHPTVVILCLGFLMMIGFSLIVEGFGFHIPKGYLYAAIGFSVLIEAANQMSRRNREKLVTTNDLRERTAGAVLRLLGGSRGENPLSDTVDVIAQQTAANDVFLPEEKEMIRGVLDLADRPVRSIMSPRNEVEWLDLDEEEADLHEAIRKLSHSRVVVARDQVDEFVGVASVRELLLDMTDKKVIDWDTVVKQPLVVHENANVLRVMEQLRVSQVQLAVVVDEHGSFEGVVTPTDVLEAIAGEFPDEDEEASVAQSDGKGGYIVDGFTDIRRLSGILERDLVDDSDRYTTLAGYVLWHLGHLPLGGESFVSDGFAFRIESMKGRHVDKVGIMPVQDYEV; this is translated from the coding sequence ATGGACTGGTCCATGGACTGGATTGCCGACCCCAATGCCTGGATAGGTTTGGTGACATTGGTAGTACTGGAGATCGTACTTGGCATCGACAATCTCGTCTTTATCGCCATCCTGGCTGATAAGTTGCCGCCGAATCAGCGCAACCGCGCGCGCCTTGTCGGGCTTTCGCTGGCACTTTTGATGCGTCTTGCGCTGCTTGCGTCCATTTCCTGGATTGTCACGCTGCGCGAACCGCTCATTTCCTTTATGGGGCTGTCCTTCTCCGGGCGTGACATCATCATGCTCATCGGTGGTCTTTTCCTGCTTGCCAAGGGCACGATGGAGCTGCACGAGCGCCTTGAAGGCGCACATGACACAAAAACCTCACGCGTCGTGCACGCGGTTTTCTGGCAGGTGATTGTTCAGATCGTCGTGCTCGATGCCGTATTCTCGCTCGACAGCGTAATCACTGCGGTTGGTATGGTGCAGCATCTGCCAGTCATGATGATCGCCGTCGTGATCGCAATCGGCGTCATGATGCTTGCTTCCAGACCGCTGATGGATTTTGTGAACAAACATCCGACAGTGGTAATCCTCTGTCTGGGTTTCCTGATGATGATTGGCTTCAGCTTGATTGTCGAAGGCTTTGGCTTCCATATTCCAAAGGGTTATCTCTATGCAGCCATCGGCTTTTCGGTGCTTATCGAGGCGGCAAACCAGATGTCGCGCCGCAACCGTGAAAAGCTGGTGACCACCAACGACCTGCGCGAGCGCACGGCGGGTGCCGTTTTGCGCCTGCTTGGCGGTAGTCGCGGCGAGAACCCGCTCTCCGATACGGTCGACGTGATTGCCCAGCAGACGGCGGCAAACGATGTCTTCCTGCCGGAAGAAAAGGAAATGATCCGCGGTGTTCTGGATCTCGCTGACCGTCCGGTGCGTTCCATTATGTCTCCGCGCAATGAAGTGGAATGGCTTGATCTCGATGAAGAAGAGGCAGACCTTCACGAGGCAATTCGCAAGCTGTCGCATTCACGTGTCGTGGTCGCCCGCGATCAGGTCGATGAGTTCGTCGGCGTGGCTTCGGTGCGCGAACTTCTGCTCGACATGACGGATAAGAAGGTCATTGACTGGGACACGGTCGTCAAACAACCACTTGTCGTGCATGAAAATGCCAATGTGCTGCGAGTAATGGAGCAATTGCGCGTTTCTCAGGTGCAACTCGCCGTGGTGGTTGATGAGCACGGCTCATTTGAGGGGGTCGTCACGCCGACCGATGTGCTGGAAGCAATTGCCGGTGAATTTCCTGATGAGGACGAGGAGGCATCTGTCGCCCAGTCTGACGGGAAGGGCGGCTATATTGTTGATGGTTTCACCGATATTCGCCGTCTCAGCGGCATTCTGGAGCGTGATCTGGTCGATGACAGCGATCGTTATACGACGCTGGCCGGCTACGTGCTTTGGCATCTCGGACATCTGCCGCTGGGTGGGGAAAGCTTCGTTTCCGACGGCTTCGCGTTCAGGATCGAATCCATGAAAGGGCGGCATGTCGACAAGGTCGGTATAATGCCGGTTCAGGACTATGAAGTCTAA
- a CDS encoding DedA family protein — protein MESIISDIGQFLSDHRAWAGPIVGLIAFGESLAIVGMFIPATPIMIAIGGLVGAGIVEPLPVIIGAIIGAVIGDIISYFLGWWLGRNIMHKWPLNKHRSGVARARLLFRRYGFLAVFLGRFFGPVRCTVPMVAGMMSMDQTRFQSANVLSALVWAPVMFLPGWLAGRGAGWFSRMDSDHMFWFAIGITVLTIIVTVIGIRFFKARPRRQRKSRVQVTPAE, from the coding sequence ATGGAAAGCATTATCAGCGATATTGGGCAGTTCCTTTCCGATCATCGGGCGTGGGCTGGTCCTATTGTCGGACTAATCGCTTTTGGGGAATCGCTCGCGATTGTTGGCATGTTCATTCCAGCAACGCCGATCATGATCGCTATTGGCGGTCTCGTCGGAGCCGGAATCGTAGAGCCGCTGCCCGTTATTATCGGTGCCATCATCGGTGCGGTGATTGGCGATATCATTTCCTATTTTCTCGGCTGGTGGCTTGGCCGCAACATCATGCATAAATGGCCGCTGAACAAACACCGTAGCGGTGTAGCGCGTGCGCGTCTTCTTTTCCGCCGTTATGGTTTTCTCGCCGTCTTCCTTGGTCGTTTTTTTGGGCCTGTCCGCTGTACAGTGCCAATGGTTGCGGGCATGATGTCGATGGACCAGACGCGCTTCCAGAGTGCGAACGTGCTTTCTGCGCTGGTCTGGGCTCCGGTGATGTTCCTGCCGGGCTGGCTTGCAGGGCGCGGCGCGGGCTGGTTCTCGCGCATGGACAGTGACCATATGTTCTGGTTCGCCATCGGCATTACCGTTCTTACGATCATTGTTACGGTGATCGGCATCAGGTTTTTCAAGGCCCGCCCGCGTCGCCAGCGCAAATCACGGGTTCAGGTAACGCCTGCAGAATAG
- a CDS encoding prohibitin family protein: protein MRHFSTMIAGLIGLMLLSIVLGSWYTVDEGERGVILRYGAVAGVAQPGLGFKIPFIDSVVRVSVQSKAAIYNGMEAYSRDQQPATMNLSVNYRIPPDRVEDVYANYGGEDGLLSRLVERRVFEESKTVFGRFAAVTAIQERGRLNQEIADAIQKSVSGPVIIDSVQIENIDFSDAYEASIEQRMLAEVEVQRLRQNAEREKVQAEITVTQAQAQAQADAVRVQAQAESEAIRVKGEAEALAIKARGDALKDNPGLVSLTQAERWNGQLPTTMLPNGAIPMLSLTSQENSN from the coding sequence ATGCGCCATTTTTCAACAATGATTGCCGGTTTGATAGGTTTGATGCTTTTAAGCATCGTCCTTGGCTCATGGTACACCGTGGACGAGGGAGAGCGCGGTGTTATCCTGCGTTATGGTGCTGTTGCCGGTGTCGCGCAGCCCGGTCTCGGTTTCAAGATTCCGTTCATAGATTCGGTGGTTCGCGTATCGGTGCAATCGAAAGCTGCGATCTATAACGGCATGGAGGCCTATAGCCGTGACCAGCAACCAGCGACGATGAACCTGTCGGTCAATTACCGCATTCCACCGGACCGTGTTGAAGATGTCTACGCCAATTATGGTGGTGAAGACGGTCTCTTGTCGCGTCTGGTCGAGCGGCGGGTGTTCGAAGAAAGCAAGACCGTGTTTGGCAGGTTTGCGGCCGTCACCGCCATTCAGGAACGTGGACGTCTCAACCAGGAAATCGCTGACGCAATCCAAAAAAGCGTCAGCGGGCCGGTGATTATCGATAGCGTACAGATTGAAAACATCGATTTTTCCGATGCCTATGAGGCCAGTATCGAACAGCGCATGCTGGCGGAGGTGGAAGTCCAGCGTCTGAGGCAAAATGCGGAACGCGAAAAGGTTCAGGCCGAAATTACCGTGACGCAGGCACAGGCGCAAGCTCAGGCAGATGCCGTTCGTGTTCAGGCTCAAGCCGAATCGGAGGCCATCCGCGTGAAAGGCGAAGCCGAAGCGTTAGCCATCAAGGCGCGCGGTGACGCTCTGAAGGATAATCCCGGACTGGTCTCGCTGACGCAGGCTGAAAGATGGAATGGCCAATTGCCCACCACCATGTTGCCGAACGGCGCCATACCCATGCTGAGCTTGACCAGTCAGGAAAACTCGAACTGA